Proteins encoded within one genomic window of Natator depressus isolate rNatDep1 chromosome 1, rNatDep2.hap1, whole genome shotgun sequence:
- the RS1 gene encoding retinoschisin: MQFKMENILLSLLFCYKATLALSPGEDDRLEHWHSKACKCDCQGSANSVWTAGTNSLVCMPECPYHKPLGFESGALPSDQISCSNSEQYTGWYTSWTANKARLNGQGFGCAWLSKFQDNGQWLQIDMKEVKVISGILTQGRCDADEWMTKYSVQYRTDENLNWIYYKDQTGNNRVFYGNSDRSSIVQNLLRPPIVSRYIRLIPLGWHVRIAIRMELLECMSKCA; the protein is encoded by the exons CTACGCTGGCATTGTCGCCTGGTGAG GATGACCGATTGGAGCACTGGCACAGTAAAGCTTGCAAATGTGATTGTCAAGGAAGTGCCAATTCAGTATGGACCGCCGGAACCAACAGCTTAGTGTGCATGCCAG AGTGTCCCTATCATAAACCCCTTGGGTTTGAGTCAGGAGCGCTTCCTTCCGACCAGATAAGCTGCTCCAATTCAGAGCAGTACACCGGATGGTATACTTCATGGACTGCAAACAAGGCCCGACTTAATGGCCAGGGTTTTGG GTGTGCGTGGCTCTCCAAATTTCAAGACAATGGGCAGTGGCTGCAGATTGACATGAAAGAGGTCAAAGTTATCTCTGGGATACTCACACAGGGGCGCTGTGATGCAGATGAGTGGATGACAAAATACAGCGTGCAGTACAGGACTGATGAGAATCTGAATTGGATTTACTACAAGGACCAGACAGGAAACAACagg GTTTTCTATGGAAACTCAGACAGATCATCCATTGTCCAGAATCTCCTGCGCCCGCCGATTGTTTCCCGCTACATCCGATTAATACCATTAGGCTGGCATGTACGCATTGCCATCAGGATGGAGCTGCTGGAGTGCATGAGTAAATGTGCTTAA